TGATTGCAGTTTGGTGTTATACCAGTCACTTTCTTGCTTTAACTCTATGCTTAATGTGTGCACGTCATATGTATGTACCATCCTCTCCACtagtaaactttttttttataggAAAGGCTTAGGCCTGGAAAGGCACTAAGAGGCAGTACATATGAGTTGTGTTGCAGCAGCTGTGGATGTACCACTCAGTCTACCAACGTTGTTCTTGCAAAGAAGGGCTAAGTTAAATTCCTCCATGTTTTGACTACGAGTAATAATACTAAGatataataaaacaaaagatatggGATTTATGGCCATATTTGTACTAGTGTCTTCTTGACTTTGTCCCGCTTCATAGTATTTGAGACGAAATCTTCCTTGAGCAGCTTCATTGTAGAGTAGTTTGAAACGATCTAGAATGTCCATTGATTCAGCAGATATTGCAATGTTTGTGTGCTGCATCTCTTTGGCCCACTACAAATCTAGGTCAACGCCTCCTGTGACTCCCTCTTCTCCATAGTTTCCTGGATGTCCTCTAGAGCCAATgatgtttcctgcaaaatctgTCATAGTTAAGGCACTGTAACAAACAAAGTTCTCAGGATCTTGAATAGTACAGATATTGATATGTTTCCCAAATCCTGTTTCTGCATTCCAGGTGTAATGCGCATAAGTATTGTCAGCTTCCTCTGGTAAGAGAGGGAAGTTGTTCAAGATATGATTTGGAATTGCATGAATTCAATTATGGTTGCACAAATGTTGCCTTATTCTGAGGGTGATTACTCCCACATTAGTCTAgattagtttaaatataaaatcacatctagctttccaaaTGTACCAACATGTGGTGGCATAGATGCTGCAATCAGTGTTTCCTAGTTGAAACCAGGAGTTCATCCACTCAATGAAGatagtattgttatcaaagaGAGTATGGGAGGTGCCAAGAATTCCTGCCAAACTGAAGTAGCAGTAGTGCAATTTAGGAACATGTGAGACATGGTTTCTTCTTCTCCACTATTGCAGAAAGTGCATAATGGATTGATGTAATGAAGTATGCTAGATGTCTTGGAATTTATGGGAAGAATTCCATGTGCacatttccaaataaaatttttgaTTACTGGAGCCACCTCCATGTTCCAAATGGTTTCCCAATTTCCATATGGGGTGTCATTTATGTAGAGGTGATCAATTTTTGCCTGGTAAAGGTATTTGACAGAAAAAAACTCTTGTGTTGTTGATGTTCCAAATTATTCTGTCTTCTTCATTTGGGTGTGTCTGTAGAGTAAGAATAACAGCAGCTTCCTCCCTGCTGAAGATGTTAGAAATTTGAGTTTCATCCCAATTTCCATCTGGAAGAATCAAGGCTTctaacttatatatatataatgaggGCAGTGATGAGGTTTTTGAAGTTTTGCTGTGGAGTTTGGTAACCATAAGTCTTCCCAAATTTGGATCCTTCTGCCATTTCCAATCCTCCAGGAGAACTGTTGTTGTATGTTGCTTATACCTTCTAGgattcctttccatatccaggaGTCCCCATCCTTGGCTTTAGTGTTCATGCTGAGAACATTTCTGCCTATAAGATATCTGGCATCCATGAGTTTATACCGTAAAGAATCTTTATCTTGCTCAAGTCTCCATACAATTTTTGTTATCATGGAGTTGTTAAATAATTCcatattcatgaatcctagacCTCCTAGAGCTTTTGGCTTGCAAACTGCTGTCCAAGCCTTAGGGTAATAACAAAAAGGATTCTCTATGTTCTTACTCCAGAAGAAGTCTCTTTGGAGATTATTAATGTCTTTGCAAGTTTTCTTAGGAACCTTAAAGCAGTTCATTTGGTAAATGCAAGCTGAAGAGGTGACAGATTTGATGATTACCTCTCTGCCAGCAGGGTTAAGAGGTGTATGTTTCCAACCAGTGAGTCTCGGCTTCAATTTTTCTACTCCATGCTTGAAAGAGTTGATTTTGCTTCTATTTGTGAAAAAAGGAGATCCTAGGTATTTATCATCGAGCTGAAGAACTTGAACTCCCATAGCATTGCTAATTTGAGGAATGAGCTCTGGGTTGGTGTTTTTGCTGAAGAAGACTCCAGATTTATGGAAGTTGATAAGCTGCCCAGAAGTATTTCCAAAAGTCTGCAGGAGCTGCATAATATTTTGCGCTTCTATTTTATTTGCCTTGCAGAAGATcatgcaatcatctgcaaataggAGATGACTGATAGAGGGTGCTGCCTTTCAGATCTTTATTCCATGAATAAGGCTTATCTCCTCATCATGCAGTAAATTTCTTGAAAGGAATTCCATGCAGAATAAGAACAGGTAGGGAGATAGAGGATCACCTTGCCTTATTCCTCTAGAGGGTTTGAAGAATTTGTCAGGAGAACCATTGATGAGAACAGCTGATGTATTGGTTGATATGCATTGATAAATCTTATTGAACCATAGGTCATCAAAGCCAAGTTTCTTCATAATTGTTATCAAAAAAACCCAGTCCACTCTGTCAAAGGCCTTGGCCATATCAATTTTTATTCCCATAGTacctttttttcctcttttagaACTCATGGAGTGTATAATTTCATGAGAAATAACTATATTGTCAGATATTTGCCTCACATAAATGAATGTTGATTGAtagggggatatgattttgtttagtAATGGCTTCATtctttgagctaagagtttagAGATGATTTTTTAGATGGTGTTACATAGGCTGATAGGTCTGAAATGGCTAGGGGAAGTTGGGTTGTCAATCTTGGGTATGAGGGCTATGAAGGTGGCATTCATATCTTTTAGCAAGTTCCCAGAGAGAAAGAAGTTTTGAACCATTGAGACAATATCATTACCTATAATATCACAGTTAAATTTAAAGAAGTTTGGtggaaaaccatctggacctggggcTTTACCATTTGCCATACTGAATAAGATGGCCTTAATTTCTTCAGGTTCTGGTCTTCTGTTGAGGGTGATAT
Above is a genomic segment from Papaver somniferum cultivar HN1 chromosome 10, ASM357369v1, whole genome shotgun sequence containing:
- the LOC113315432 gene encoding uncharacterized protein LOC113315432 codes for the protein MGIKIDMAKAFDRVDWVFLITIMKKLGFDDLWFNKIYQCISTNTSAVLINGSPDKFFKPSRGIRQDDCMIFCKANKIEAQNIMQLLQTFGNTSGQLINFHKSGVFFSKNTNPELIPQISNAMGVQVLQLDDKYLGSPFFTNRSKINSFKHGVEKLKPRLTGWKHTPLNPAGREVIIKSVTSSACIYQMNCFKVPKKTCKDINNLQRDFFWSKNIENPFCYYPKAWTAVCKPKALGGLGFMNMELFNNSMITKIVWRLEQDKDSLRYKLMDARYLIGRNVLSMNTKAKDGDSWIWKGILEEEADNTYAHYTWNAETGFGKHINICTIQDPENFVCYSALTMTDFAGNIIGSRGHPGNYGEEGVTGGVDLDL